One window of the Rhizobiaceae bacterium genome contains the following:
- the gyrB gene encoding DNA topoisomerase (ATP-hydrolyzing) subunit B — MSDEIENGSGGNAEYGAESIKVLKGLDAVRKRPGMYIGDTDDGSGLHHMVYEVVDNAIDEALAGHADLVSVTLNPDGSCTVIDNGRGIPTDLHPTEGVSAAEVIMTQLHAGGKFDQNSYKVSGGLHGVGVSVVNALSVWLRLKIRRDGKIHEMAFTHGDADAPLAVTGTYEPNRQPATYEGRSGTEVTFMPSSETFSMVEFDYNTLEHRLRELAFLNSGVRIVLTDRRHADIRQAELMYEGGLEEFVKYLDRAKKPLIDKPIAIRAERDGITVEVAMWWNDSYHENVLCFTNNIPQRDGGTHLAGFRGALTRQVTGYANTSGISKKEKVELTGDDCREGLTAVLSVKVPDPKFSSQTKDKLVSSEVRPVVESLVNEALGSWLEEHPAEAKTLVGKVVEAAAAREAARKARELTRRKGVLDITSLPGKLADCQERDPAKSELFIVEGDSAGGSAKGGRSRQNQAILPLRGKILNVERARFDRMLSSEMIGTLITALGTGIGKDEFNVEKLRYHKIIIMTDADVDGAHIRTLLLTFFFRQMPAIIEGGYLYIAQPPLYKVTRGKSVQYVKDEMAFENFLIETGLDEASLVLGSGEVRVGHDLRAVVEDARAVRQLINGLHSRYNRSIVEQAAIAGALNLESVTDLARANAMAEAIAKRLDVIAEETERGWQGRLSTSNEGPGGYTFERTVRGVKEVAQLDMALINSADARALDRHAGRLAEVYSTPPLLRRKDLNETISGPLALLDTVFNAGRKGLTMQRYKGLGEMNAEQLWETTLDPNVRSLLQVRVNDATDADSLFSRLMGDEVEPRREFIQENALSVANLDV; from the coding sequence GGTTTTGAAGGGCCTGGACGCCGTCCGCAAGCGGCCCGGCATGTATATCGGCGACACGGATGACGGTTCCGGCCTGCATCATATGGTCTACGAGGTGGTGGACAACGCCATCGACGAGGCGCTTGCCGGCCACGCCGATCTCGTTTCCGTGACGCTCAATCCCGACGGTTCCTGCACGGTTATCGACAACGGTCGCGGCATTCCGACCGATCTGCACCCGACCGAGGGCGTCTCGGCGGCCGAAGTCATCATGACGCAGCTCCATGCCGGCGGAAAATTCGACCAGAACTCCTACAAGGTCTCCGGCGGCCTGCACGGTGTCGGCGTGTCGGTGGTGAACGCGCTTTCCGTCTGGCTCAGGCTGAAGATCCGCCGCGACGGCAAGATCCACGAAATGGCGTTCACGCATGGCGACGCGGATGCGCCGCTTGCCGTCACCGGCACCTACGAGCCGAACCGGCAGCCCGCCACCTATGAGGGTCGTTCGGGCACCGAAGTCACCTTCATGCCGTCGAGCGAGACCTTTTCCATGGTCGAGTTCGACTACAACACGCTGGAACACCGGCTGCGCGAACTCGCCTTCCTGAATTCCGGCGTGCGCATCGTGCTGACCGACAGGCGTCATGCCGACATCAGGCAGGCCGAGCTGATGTATGAAGGCGGGCTGGAAGAGTTCGTCAAATATCTCGACCGCGCCAAGAAGCCGTTGATCGACAAGCCGATCGCCATCCGCGCCGAGCGGGACGGCATCACCGTCGAGGTCGCCATGTGGTGGAACGACAGCTACCACGAAAACGTGCTGTGCTTCACCAACAACATCCCGCAGCGCGACGGCGGCACCCATCTGGCCGGCTTTCGGGGTGCGCTGACGCGGCAGGTCACCGGCTATGCGAACACATCCGGCATCTCCAAGAAGGAGAAGGTGGAACTGACCGGCGACGACTGCCGCGAAGGGCTAACCGCCGTCCTTTCCGTCAAGGTTCCGGACCCCAAATTCTCCTCCCAGACCAAGGACAAGCTGGTGTCGTCCGAGGTTCGCCCGGTGGTGGAAAGCCTCGTCAACGAGGCGCTCGGCTCATGGCTGGAGGAGCATCCGGCCGAGGCGAAGACGCTGGTCGGCAAGGTGGTCGAGGCCGCCGCCGCCCGCGAGGCCGCCCGCAAGGCGCGCGAACTGACGCGCCGCAAGGGCGTGCTCGACATCACTTCGCTCCCCGGAAAACTGGCCGACTGTCAGGAGCGCGACCCGGCGAAATCCGAACTCTTCATCGTCGAGGGCGATTCCGCCGGCGGTTCGGCCAAGGGCGGGCGTTCGCGCCAGAATCAGGCGATCCTGCCGCTGCGCGGCAAGATCCTGAACGTCGAGCGCGCGCGCTTCGACCGCATGCTCTCTTCCGAGATGATCGGCACACTGATCACCGCGCTCGGCACCGGCATCGGCAAGGACGAGTTCAACGTCGAGAAGCTGCGCTATCACAAGATCATCATCATGACGGACGCCGACGTCGACGGTGCCCACATCCGCACGCTGCTGCTCACCTTCTTCTTCCGCCAGATGCCGGCGATCATCGAGGGCGGCTATCTCTACATCGCCCAGCCGCCGCTCTACAAAGTCACGCGTGGGAAGAGCGTGCAGTATGTGAAGGACGAGATGGCTTTCGAGAACTTCCTCATCGAAACCGGCCTGGACGAGGCGTCGCTGGTGCTCGGTTCCGGCGAGGTGCGCGTTGGCCACGATCTGCGCGCGGTGGTCGAGGATGCCCGCGCCGTCCGCCAGCTCATCAACGGCCTGCATTCGCGCTACAACCGCTCCATCGTGGAGCAGGCGGCGATCGCGGGCGCGCTCAATCTTGAAAGCGTCACCGATCTTGCCCGCGCCAATGCCATGGCGGAGGCTATCGCGAAACGCCTCGACGTGATTGCGGAGGAGACCGAGCGCGGCTGGCAGGGCCGGCTGTCGACGTCCAACGAAGGCCCCGGCGGCTATACTTTCGAGCGCACCGTGCGCGGCGTGAAGGAAGTGGCGCAGCTCGACATGGCGCTCATCAATTCCGCCGATGCGCGCGCTCTGGACCGTCACGCGGGCCGTCTGGCAGAGGTCTACAGCACGCCGCCGCTGCTGCGCCGGAAGGATCTCAACGAGACGATCTCCGGGCCGCTGGCGCTGCTCGACACCGTGTTCAACGCCGGCCGCAAGGGTCTCACCATGCAGCGCTACAAGGGTCTCGGCGAGATGAACGCCGAGCAGCTTTGGGAAACCACGCTCGACCCCAACGTCCGTTCGCTGTTGCAGGTGAGGGTCAATGACGCGACCGACGCCGACTCGCTCTTCTCCCGCCTGATGGGCGACGAGGTCGAGCCGCGACGCGAGTTCATCCAGGAAAACGCGCTGTCGGTGGCGAATCTGGACGTTTGA
- a CDS encoding 3-deoxy-7-phosphoheptulonate synthase, translating to MLSTTEDLRIREIRELSPPNAVTREIPRTLTATRTVTASRNAIRSILQRTDDRLLVVIGPCSIHDPKAAMDYASRLAALREELADRLEIVMRVYFEKPRTTVGWKGLINDPDLDGSFDINKGLRLARNVLAAVNNLGLPAGCEFLDMTTPQYLADLVSWGAIGARTTESQVHRELASGLSCPVGFKNGTDGNIRIAADAVKSASQPHHFLAVTKDGRSAIAATAGNGDCHIILRGGKAPNYDAASVDAACKELSGAGIAPVVMIDASHANSAKKPENQPAVVDDIAAQMAAGDDRIVGVMIESNLVAGRQDVVPGKPLTYGQSITDGCIDWETSIAVLRTLADAVEKRRAAKKARVGEKGAA from the coding sequence GTGTTGAGCACAACTGAAGATCTCCGCATCCGGGAAATCCGGGAACTAAGCCCTCCCAACGCAGTCACGCGGGAAATTCCGCGCACCCTGACCGCGACGCGAACCGTCACCGCGTCGCGCAACGCCATCCGGTCGATCCTGCAGCGGACCGACGACCGGCTGCTGGTCGTCATCGGCCCCTGTTCGATCCACGACCCGAAGGCGGCCATGGACTACGCCTCACGGCTCGCGGCCCTGCGCGAAGAGCTTGCCGACCGACTCGAGATCGTCATGCGCGTCTATTTCGAAAAGCCGCGCACGACCGTCGGCTGGAAGGGCCTCATCAACGATCCGGATCTCGACGGCAGCTTCGACATCAACAAGGGATTGCGGCTCGCCCGCAACGTTCTGGCGGCGGTCAACAATCTCGGCCTGCCGGCCGGCTGCGAATTCCTCGACATGACGACGCCGCAATATCTCGCCGATCTCGTCTCATGGGGGGCGATCGGCGCGCGCACGACCGAAAGCCAGGTGCATCGCGAACTGGCCTCGGGCCTCTCCTGCCCGGTCGGCTTCAAGAACGGCACGGACGGCAACATCCGCATCGCGGCCGATGCGGTGAAGTCGGCATCGCAGCCGCATCATTTCCTCGCCGTGACCAAGGACGGCCGCTCGGCGATCGCGGCGACCGCGGGGAACGGCGACTGCCACATCATCCTTCGCGGCGGCAAGGCCCCGAACTATGATGCGGCGAGCGTCGACGCGGCCTGCAAGGAACTGTCCGGCGCGGGCATCGCGCCGGTGGTGATGATCGACGCCAGCCACGCCAACAGCGCGAAGAAGCCGGAGAACCAGCCGGCGGTCGTCGACGACATCGCCGCGCAGATGGCAGCGGGCGACGACCGCATCGTCGGCGTCATGATCGAGAGCAATCTCGTTGCCGGAAGGCAGGACGTCGTGCCGGGCAAGCCGCTTACCTACGGTCAGAGCATCACCGATGGCTGCATCGACTGGGAGACGTCGATCGCCGTGCTGCGTACGCTGGCGGATGCGGTCGAGAAGCGACGTGCGGCGAAGAAGGCGCGTGTCGGAGAGAAGGGGGCAGCGTAG
- a CDS encoding DMT family transporter encodes MTSYRFGLVLVIASTVAWSTAGLFTRMIHLDAWTMLAWRGLFGAVSLALLIAAIERRNFLASFRRMGWPGLAFALVSAAGMVFFITSLRHTTVAHNAVIYATVPFIAAGFGVLLLGEKPPKSALAASLFALIGVAVMVGLSIEGGLLGDLLAVAMTVCVALMMVIARRWRDIPTMPAACLSALVSGLFCWPLGDPMAVTGGELWLLAAFGAVNSALGLALFTVGARLLPAIETALIGALDAPLAPLWVWLFFHEAPGRATLAGGLIVFAAVMAHIVAGARRSVASPQPI; translated from the coding sequence ATGACCAGCTACCGGTTCGGCCTCGTCCTCGTCATCGCCTCCACGGTCGCGTGGAGCACGGCAGGCCTGTTCACGCGCATGATCCACCTCGACGCGTGGACGATGCTCGCCTGGCGCGGGCTGTTCGGCGCTGTCTCTCTCGCACTGCTGATCGCAGCGATCGAACGCCGGAATTTCCTTGCGAGCTTCCGCCGCATGGGCTGGCCGGGGCTGGCCTTCGCGCTGGTGTCCGCGGCGGGCATGGTATTCTTCATCACGTCGCTGCGACATACGACAGTCGCACACAATGCCGTTATCTATGCGACCGTCCCCTTCATTGCCGCCGGCTTCGGCGTCCTCCTTCTCGGCGAAAAGCCGCCGAAAAGCGCCCTTGCCGCGAGCCTTTTCGCGCTGATCGGCGTTGCCGTGATGGTCGGCCTCAGCATCGAAGGCGGCCTGCTGGGCGACCTGCTGGCGGTCGCCATGACTGTCTGCGTGGCGCTGATGATGGTCATCGCGCGCCGCTGGCGCGACATACCGACCATGCCGGCTGCCTGCCTGTCGGCGCTGGTTTCCGGACTGTTCTGCTGGCCGCTCGGCGATCCGATGGCCGTTACCGGTGGAGAACTCTGGCTGCTCGCGGCCTTCGGCGCCGTCAATTCGGCGCTGGGGCTGGCGTTGTTCACAGTCGGCGCAAGGCTGCTGCCGGCCATCGAGACGGCCTTGATCGGGGCGCTGGACGCGCCGCTGGCGCCGCTCTGGGTGTGGCTCTTCTTCCACGAAGCGCCGGGCCGGGCGACGCTCGCCGGCGGGCTGATCGTCTTCGCCGCCGTCATGGCGCATATCGTCGCCGGGGCGCGCAGGAGTGTGGCATCGCCGCAACCGATCTAG